Proteins encoded together in one Amblyomma americanum isolate KBUSLIRL-KWMA chromosome 1, ASM5285725v1, whole genome shotgun sequence window:
- the LOC144114244 gene encoding uncharacterized protein LOC144114244 yields MLWLVVMFGLAAQGLSSASSLPRCSDAVCAQDPHCIYARSRTTCWDVTGSSTATSCRCCQNCITGGFISEDCARQAQACVLADCPKVKCTYGSYVPDCDCCNNCLPQACANAEDRNWPNCAATECLSCSNGTVAFTCPRTCCPVCLRG; encoded by the exons ATGCTGTGGCTCGTTGTGATGTTCGGGCTGGCAGCCCAAGGGCTCTCATCGGCGTCTTCGCTGCCGCGCTGTTCCGACGCGGTGTGTGCCCAGGACCCGCACTGCATATACGCCCGGAGCCGGACGACTTGCTGGGACGTGACTGGGAGCTCAACCGCTACCAGCTGCAGGTGCTGCCAGAACTGCATTACAG gaggGTTTATCAGCGAGGACTGCGCACGGCAGGCCCAAGCCTGCGTGCTGGCGGACTGTCCCAAAGTGAAGTGCACGTATGGCTCCTACGTGCCAGACTGCGACTGCTGCAACAACTGCCTCCCGCAAG CATGCGCTAATGCGGAGGATCGGAACTGGCCCAACTGCGCTGCGACCGAGTGCCTTTCCTGCTCCAACGGTACGGTGGCCTTCACCTGCCCCAGGACCTGCTGCCCCGTTTGTCTCCGGGGCTAG